CCACCACCACGCCAGATCGGGGAATTATTACTTCCTGCTCTGGCCCTACCTGTTCCTTTCTGTCGCCACGGTTTAGCACCACCGCCGCGAACCTCGCCCCTTGTCTTTGTCGAGGCGGTTCCTTGGCGTCTATTGGCACGCTGCATACAGACTACTTCATGCAGTATCCCTGTATCGACCTCGACACCGAACAAATTATCATTTACTTCAATTTCCGCGACCTTTTCAGCCGAGGTATTCACTACATCACAAACTGACATGAGTATCTCCTTGCAGACACCTTAAGCACTTAGGCCTTGGTATAAATGCTGACCAAACCGTTTTTAGCGCCGGGGACCGCACCCTGAACCAGAAGGATGTTCTCATCTTCACGAACATCAACAACCGTGAGGTTCTTCACTGTTTGTTTATCAGTCCCCATGTGTCCCGGCATTTTCTTTCCCTTGACCACGCGTCCAGGATATGCACTACAACCGATTGAACCGGGTGCTCTCTGAAAACCAGAACCATGAGAGGCCTTACCGCCTCCAAAGCCATGTCGTTTCATAACACCCTGAAAGCCACGACCCTTTGTTTTCCCTGTAATATCGACGTGGTCCCCGATTTTTACAACCTCAGCCAAAGTAATCTCCTGACCGATTTCATAAATATCCGGCTCTGTTACCCGAAATTCTCGAACGTGATAGTATCCGGTTCCACCTGATCGCTTAAAATGTCCGGCTTCGGGTTTGTTCAATCTGGACTCTTTTTTCTCCAAAAAACCGACTTGGATGGCATTATAGCCCTCCTTACCGACTGTTTTTTTCTGCAATACCTTACAGGGACCAGCTTCAATCACAGTAACAGAAATAGACCTACCCATTTCATTATAGACTCGGGTCATTCCTACTTTCCGCCCCAGTATTCCATTTGTATTCGGCATTTGTTTACCTGTATGCTAACTCTATTCAAAGCGATTCACGCTCATCTGATCTTTGGCACGTTGTAACAAAGAGCGGCTACGGCAGCTTAATCTCCACATCAACACCGGCTGACAGCTGAAGCTTCATTAATGAATCTATTGTCTGCTGGGTCGGCTCAAGAATATCAAGCAACCGCCGGTGAGTTCGCATCTCAAACTGCTCACGTGACTTCTTGTCCACATGCGGTGATCGTAATACCGTATACTTATTGATACTTGTAGGCAACGGAATCGGACCGGCAACTGTTGCACCGGTTCTTCTGGCTGTCTCAACTATTTCACGAGTCGACTGATCAAGTAATTTGTAATCATACGCTTTCAGCCTGATGCGAATTTTATCTGTGGGGATCATTTTTTCCTCTTACTCAATAATTTCGCTGATTACGCCAGCACCTACTGTGCGGCCACCTTCACGGATGGCAAAACGAAGGCCATCCTGCATAGCGATAGGTGTTATCAGCTCTCCCGTGATATGGATATTATCTCCGGGCATAACCATTTCTACACCATCCTCAAGCGTACAGATCCCTGTCACATCGGTGGTACGGAAATAAAACTGAGGCCGATAGCCATTAAAAAACGGAGTGTGTCGTCCACCTTCTTCCTTGGTCAGGATATAACACTCAGCCTTGAACTTCTTATGCGGAGTGATAGAACCAGGGGCAGCAAGAACTTGACCGCGAACAACCTCGTCGCGCTTAGTTCCTCGCAGCAACGCGCCGACATTATCACCGGCCTGACCTTCATCAAGAATCTTGCGAAACATCTCAACACCGGTAATTGTGGTCTTCTGTGTTTCACGAATACCAACAATCTCAATTTCATCACCGATGTGAATCACACCACTCTCAATACGACCAGTAGCAACTGTACCACGACCTGAGATAGAAAAAACATCCTCAACCGGCATCAAGAAAGGCTTATCAACATCACGCTCAGGTTCTGGAACCCAAGAATCAACAGATTCGATAAGATCCCAAATACATTTGGCCTTAACCTCATCCTCAGGATTCTCCAAAGCTTCTAGAGCAGATCCCTGAATAATCGGTGTATCGTCGCCCGGAAAATCGTACTTATCCAGCAGCTCGCGAAGCTCCATCTCAACCAGCTCAATCAGCTCTTCATCATCAACCTGATCACACTTATTCAGGAAGACAACCATAGCAGGGACACCGACCTGACGCGCCAACAGGATATGCTCACGGGTCTGCGGCATGGGACCGTCAGTAGCAGCCACAACAAGAATCGCACCGTCCATCTGGGCGGCCCCGGTAATCATGTTCTTGATATAATCAGCATGACCGGGACAATCCACATGAGCGTAATGACGCCCTACACTCTCATACTCAACATGAGCGGTGGCAATGGTAATTCCGCGCTCTTTCTCTTCTGGTGCCTTGTCAATGTCACT
This genomic interval from Candidatus Electrothrix rattekaaiensis contains the following:
- the rplC gene encoding 50S ribosomal protein L3, yielding MPNTNGILGRKVGMTRVYNEMGRSISVTVIEAGPCKVLQKKTVGKEGYNAIQVGFLEKKESRLNKPEAGHFKRSGGTGYYHVREFRVTEPDIYEIGQEITLAEVVKIGDHVDITGKTKGRGFQGVMKRHGFGGGKASHGSGFQRAPGSIGCSAYPGRVVKGKKMPGHMGTDKQTVKNLTVVDVREDENILLVQGAVPGAKNGLVSIYTKA
- the rpsJ gene encoding 30S ribosomal protein S10, translated to MPTDKIRIRLKAYDYKLLDQSTREIVETARRTGATVAGPIPLPTSINKYTVLRSPHVDKKSREQFEMRTHRRLLDILEPTQQTIDSLMKLQLSAGVDVEIKLP
- the tuf gene encoding elongation factor Tu yields the protein MAKEKFERTKPHVNVGTIGHIDHGKTTLTAAITRVLSTKGQADFTDFSDIDKAPEEKERGITIATAHVEYESVGRHYAHVDCPGHADYIKNMITGAAQMDGAILVVAATDGPMPQTREHILLARQVGVPAMVVFLNKCDQVDDEELIELVEMELRELLDKYDFPGDDTPIIQGSALEALENPEDEVKAKCIWDLIESVDSWVPEPERDVDKPFLMPVEDVFSISGRGTVATGRIESGVIHIGDEIEIVGIRETQKTTITGVEMFRKILDEGQAGDNVGALLRGTKRDEVVRGQVLAAPGSITPHKKFKAECYILTKEEGGRHTPFFNGYRPQFYFRTTDVTGICTLEDGVEMVMPGDNIHITGELITPIAMQDGLRFAIREGGRTVGAGVISEIIE